TTGGCCTCGAACCGCGCACGATCATGGGTCCACGGCACAGCAGCAGAACCAACGACTAAGTTAACTTATCAACAAATCAACGAGCCAACACAGTAGGGAAATAAAGGGGAAGGCTCTCTCCAGTCAGGTCATCTGAAGAGAGCAGGTTGACCAGTCAGTCGCTACGCAGTGAGTTAGCTAGCCGGTCAAAACTTAAGTGACTTATCCCTGAATAGCGCGTACGGCGGCAGAATAATCCGGCTCTTCGCTGATTTCCTTAACCAATTCGGCGTGCAAGATGTGACTTTCTTCATCCAAAACCACAACAGCACGTGACGTCAGGCCTCTCAGAGCCCCCTCACTAAGCGCAACACCGTAGTCAGCGGCAAATGTCGGCGAGCGAAAACACGATGCAATCACCACATTACTGAGCTTCTCTTCATCAACGAAACGAGCAAGCGCAAACGGTAAATCCGCAGAAACGCAAACCACTTCTGCCCCTTGCAGTGAATCGGCTACGGTATTAAACGCTCGTACACTGTTTGCACACGTTGGCGTATCCACACTTGGGAAGATATTGAGAATGATGCGTTTCCCTTTAAATCTTTCTAACCCAAAATCGTTCAACTCCTTATCGCAAAGAGTGAAATTCGGTGCCATTTGTCCAGCAGTAACAAACTCACCAGCCAGTTGAACTGGATTACCTAAGAAAGTGACTAACATGATTACCTCTCGTTTTTAGTTTTTTAGTTTTGTCTTCGCCGTCAAAAGATAACGAACGAAGCCCGCACTGTTCCAAAAACGCCGTTCATCGACAAATGAACTAATCTAAACATTTGTGAATCAGACAGAGTTAGTCAATAAGGTATTGATTAAAAGGCAATTATGCTTTTCTTCGGAGCATACACTTTACGCCACCTTCTAGCAGTTTGGTGTAACATAGGACGCGCGCATTACTGTAGATAACTTGAATAACTTCATTACTCAAACGCCGAAGCGCATGCGCTTCGACCTCTATATAATTGTTCTCCGCGACTAGGCCTTCTGGCATCGAGAAGTCAGAAAACAGCATCAGGTTGTTGCTGTAAAAATCCGCATAGTAGCTGAAGTACAAATCGCGCTCCTCGCCATAGATAGATCGACTAGAAAACGAGCGTTTGTTGAAAAATAGGCGATAAAACAACGTATGATAGTCTTCGTAAAAAGTCACATCACCGTTCATTTTGACGTTAACATTATTACTGTAGTAAAGGTGGGTGTTCGCCCCTTTCATAAAGGGAGGAACGTCTCGATATTTTAATCCTGCATTAGCCAGCGCAGTCACAGTGACCATAAGTGCGAGGCGCTTTAGCCACTTATCGACAGAGGTCATTGATCATCCCTCCGATAAAGTAAAAGCTTTCCTGCAATGAAAAAGTAAAATTCTTTACGTCATCGGCGCCCGTGTGGTCATTAAGATAGAGACAGGATACGTAGTAATTACTTACTCCGGTAGAAATCACCAAATCAAGGGGTTGTTGGTAGCCCGTTAATCGCTTTTCCGAACTTAAATAATGATATAGTTTTTCGCTTGCTGGCTCTCGCTGGTACAGAAAATTTACCGACGCCCTTTTAACATTCACCCAATCATCAACTTGGAGGTTCCAATCGAAGCTTAATCGATTGACGATCCCACTCAGTTGCGCCACAAACAACATCATCAACAAAAGTAACAATAGCCACTTTACTTTCCTGTTAAAGGTGGGGGTTCTTACAGAGAGTTGGGGCAGATTGTGCACACTCGGCCGGAGAACATGTTCGCTTTCACCATCCGATGCACCGGGCTCAATCTCCCACTCAGAGTCCGCCATTTCCACGACATTGTCGTACAGTAAGTAGCCCTGAGAGGGCAACGTTTTGATGTATTTTTGCTCCTTCCCGTTGTCCCCCAACGCTAACCTTATCTGCGCAATGCTCTGCGTCAAACTGGCATCAGAAACCACTCGCTCGCCCCAGGCTGATTTGAGGATCTCTCGTTTGGACACCACTTGTCCTTTATTTTCAATCAAAACTTCCAAGACTCTGCAGTCCGGTCCCTTCAGCTTGGTAGCTTGTCGCGTTTTTACGTTGACCAATTGTTCTCTGGCAAACGGGTACAACTGCCAAAGCGCATTGCACTGCGATCGTATCTGTACATTCAAATTAATTACCTATCTACAATAGCCGACGACGCCCTCCCTCCCTGAAGACGTCAGCTTGCTCAGCGTGAATGACGCATCACTGCGACTCTCTACGCCAAAACGGGCAAATCTTGTTAAGCGCTATTCTTCCTTAACCATTTAGCGTCAAGTCACCTTTCATCCTCTTAGGACGCGAGAACAAATACCCTTGTAGGTAAACGTGAGACTTCTTCGGTAAGAACTTCATCTGTGACGCTTCTTCGACCCCTTCAATGATCAATCCAACACCAATGCGCTCGCACAACTTAACCATAAATTTCAGTGTTTCACTGGCCGTCACATTGGTTTCACTGTCTTTAACCAGAGACTTATCAAGCTTAATGAAGTCGAAATATTTTTTGGACAACAAGGCAAAATTTGAATAACCACTACCAAAATCATCAATAGCAAATCGGAAGCCGGCTTGTTTCAGCGCTAAGAGATTGTCGCGGGTGTGCTTTCTTTCAAAGAAATCGCAGTATTCCACAATCTCAAAAATAATCTTACTGCGCAGCTCAGGGAAGTTTTCAGTGGCCGACATCACGTCAGCATAGAAATCCATCATGCTCAGATCCGAGTTACTGATGTTGATACTGATATCGGGAAAATTGTGCTCTGGGTTACTGATGAAACTGACGACTTTCTTAATGATCATCAAAGTCAATGAGTAGTGCAGAGGAGGCTCTTGCGCGACCAATGGCATAAACACCCCTGGACCGCCATACTCACTTCGCTTCCAACGCAATAGCACCTCAGCAGCGTAGACTTGCGAAGTGTTTAAGCTATAGCATATCGGTTGATGATAGAGCTCAAATTGATCCCCACCCTGACGAACGTCTTGATGCAAGGCGTGTATCGTGGCACGTTTCATCAAATTTAGGCTGTAGTCCTTATCACGATAGATGTACAACCCATCCGCCTGTTTTAGTGATTGAGAAACACCAAAGGCAATGCGTCGGAAAATTCGGTCTTTGGACTGATGCAAATCTCTGCTAGAGATGTCCATACTGGCAATGGCATATTCAAACGGAAGCACTTTACCTTTGATGGTTTTTTCTGAAGGCAAAGTACGCTTCAGCAATTGCTGCTGCTCAAGGATTTGCTCATGTTGCCAAACGGAATTCTTCGTAAAAATGAGCACAATGTACTTGTCTTCAAACAAGCCAATAATGCTCGGTGAAAGTGTTTTGCTCAACGTGTTATGCAATTCCGATTTAATGGCATTAGCGGTTCTCTGATCAAAAAAGCGGTAGTAATCAGGAGTACGACCTACGCAGATAATATGTATCACACTTTGTATGTTTTCTTTTCTCTCGTAGATTTTGCAAAACTTGTCTTGAATGTAATTGATGTTTGGGAGTTTATTCTCCTCACAGAAAAAATGTTTCGCTTTCTGTTTTTGCTGCTCTCGTTTGAGTCGTTGCATAAAAAACGACGTGGTTTCTTTTTCGCGGATAACGCGATGAGCGAGAACGATACATAATGTTGCAAGTAGACCAAAAATAATAAACGGTCCTGATATAGACAAAAATTCCAAGTGTCCCCCAAAATGGCAATGGTCAGCAAAACCTGCTGCCCTCATAACTTGACGTGAGTATTTCTATTATTCTTCTTCACGTCATTTCGAATTTAGCGACCTTCAACGAACGTTCTTATCAATAGCAACGCGCACGAGCGCCTCTCCTCACTCAATTGGTAGGAAAAACGGCGTAAATAACATTATTGTCAGCATTGATCAGTGAAATCTAAGATATAGATGACTCTTTTCAGTGATTACTCGAGTTATTATTTGCTAGGTTATCCGCAAAATAGTACTTGCGGGATTACAAACTCCTCATATACTGCTGTTATAATGTAATAGTATATAGGCAGTAGGCGGGCAATTATGTCGGTCGCCACCCTCAAAAGCGACCACCAAATAGGACATATTACCGAGTCAAATCAGCCACATATTGTTGGTGATGATGAACGAGATTGAGCAACACTGATGTGGGAATTTAGGCCTCAAAACGAAATTCAGCTTCGTGATAGGGAAACGGGACAAGAAAAACGATTAACGCACTCTGAATGTCAGATGCTGAAATTGCTCATTGCCAATGCCGATCGCGTCGTGAGTAAAGAAGAAATACACCGCTTTGTTTGGAAAGAGAAATTCGTCTCCGACACCAGTATCACCAATACCATCGCTTCACTGAGAAAAGCTCTAGACGATAACGTTGAGGAGCAACGTATTATCCGTACCGCACCAAAGTTAGGCTATTTTATGGTCGGGAACATGATCACATTGGTCGATGAATTGCCAAATGTTGCCGACCCTAAATCCGAACAAATCCTCAGCGCTGATTCGTTTCGAAATTGGCAGGTAGGTGTGTGTGTGTTTCTCCTTGTCGTTAATCTCGCCTTGTTTTGGTTTCTCTTTGTGCCTCCCAAACAAGCACAAGCCATTGATGTGCTCAAACTGACCACAGAAAACAACGCCTTTTTTGTTGAGTACAATGATCCTCATACACAACAGTTAATGGATGCCTTAGCAGGGCAAGCGTTGGCAAAGAACGTGGACTTCTATATCTCCTCTAATGGAACCCGTATTTACGTCAGTTGTGTCCGTCGTGAAGCAAAGACAACTGAGCGGAAAAGTGTCAACTTCTCCATCGATATTGAACGCCCAATCGAGATCATCCGTGATGAAGTATTACAAGAATGCCAATAAGTTTTTTCTCGTCAGTGTTTGCGTTCTGCTGCTTATGCTACCGCTTCAATTAGTCGTTAATACCCATCTAGCGATACCCACATTTGCGCTCAACCCACACACGACCATCAAAAAGACCATTTTAACTTATGGTGTCGAGCCGACCGACAAGATCGCGAGAAATATCGATTACCAGCTCATTCCCTATGTCTTCAACCGATTTATTTTGCTGACAACGATTCACTTTGACAGTGGTGAAAAGCTAAAAACTCAGTTTTTGATCACCTTTTGGCCTCAAGCTTTGTATTCGATTAAGTACATCAATCAGCTCGTTGAAGCCGATGAAACAAAGTACTTCGATCCCCCCGAACAACACGTACTGTTTGATGGTGGGGATGAGGCATTCCAAGTGTTAGAGCAAAGTGACTCCCTCTATTGCTATATCCAATTGTCAAACCAATCCGTCCAGTGTGTTGACATTGGTTTAAAAGACGAACGATTGGCAATGTAGTGTTTCGCCGAGAACAGATAATACTGAATGAAGGAAAAATGTGGACCTTTAACCCAACCGAAAGAAGACAACTGGTTAACAACCAAACTCAAGAGAGTCGCAAGCTAAAATCGACAGACTGCCAGATCCTCAAACTGTTGGTGGAAAACCCTGGTCAAGTAGTGTCGAAAGACAAACTAAATCATAGCGCCTGGCCAGAGAGAGTGGTCTCCCCCGCCAACCTGCCGCAAGCCATCGCTCAACTCCGCTTAGCTCTTGGGGATACGGGCCGCGAGCAACAGTTTATCAAAACCGTTCCAAAACAAGGCTACCTGCTGGTTGAAGGCGTCGTCACCTTTGCGGAAACTTTCTCTGACAACCGTCAGGAGCTCCTCCCTCACACACCAAGTTCGGTCTCACCAACAGTCAGTGCAACGAACGTCCCCCCTGCGCGAACCAAGCTCGCGACGAAACTGACAATAACCAGTTTATCGATACTCCTCGTGTTTGCCTTATCGTGGTTAATTCGTATTCTCTACATTGACGCCTTCACTGCCCGACAAATTTGGCAGCAAAGAACTTATCTCGGCATCACGTATTTTTTCCCAAACACTGACGTCGGTACACAAGAGTATGAGGCCATCAAAGACACCTACCCCGAAAATGTCTTGATGATTTATCTTTCTGAGAACCCAGCGCAATACTACATCTCTTGTATCTACACCTCGTCAACACTTCGTGAACGCAGCACACAAAACTTGAGCTTCAGTCGAGATTATTCGACTTCCCAACGTAAGGAGGCCATTCGTGAATTATGCCAGTAAATGGATTGTTGCTCTCATTGTGACCAACCTCGGTGTGTTTGCCATAATTGGCGTTCTTAACGCAAAACATCACCCTGCGTTCCTGACGGAGCGTTACAATACGCTCATGTTTGCACACGGCTCGACCTATAGCTCGTCTGGAATTGAAGCATTCAAGCAATTTTATACTGTCGATCAAAACTGGTACGGACGGCACGATCTCCATTCCAGCTTTCTCTCACAGGGTGACAAAAAAACACTCAAGCTCTACTCATCAGTCTATTTTTGGGGAGACAACTTGTTTTCTACCAGCAGCCCTTCTTACTCCAAAGATTACACTCCCAGTGTCGAGCCTGACGTCACTGAAGCTCATTTAATTGACCAACCAGTTCAGCAGTTCTTCCAAACCCTCTACCAAGACAGGTATAACTTTTGTTATGTCAGTTTACTTACTAGCAGCGTTCAGTGCATAACGGCAGACCAATAAATTAGAGTAATTAACCTAATTCTTTCAACATAAATCGTTATAACCACTTTTGTTTAAATTAATATCATTACTTATCAGACACTTAAAATTGTTATTTAAAATCACTATGAAATGACATGAACCGATAATTTCGCATTTGTTCATTAGGATTCTGACCGAATTGGCGACATAGTATGGCCATATCAGACACCGCAACTTGGTCAGAAATGTCATGCTTACTCCATTACAGCCTTTGAGAATTACAGCGTTATTACTAGAAGGAATGCCAACTACGGCGATCTCTGGACCGCTCGAAATGCTCACTATTGCCGCTCAATTGGCCGGACACCCAGCGCCTGAGATCAGCTACGTTTCTCCTCACCAAGGTCCAATAGCGTCGTTCGCTGGTTTTACACTGTCAAACATCACGCATTGGCCAACGGTCAACGATGCAGACATCGTTTTGATTGGCTCTTGTGGAGAGCCCGATTCTAGAAGTTACCAGTTACCGGATGACATGAAACAATGGTTAAAAAAGCAAATCGCTCAATGTAAATATGTCATCTGTATGTGTACCGGAGCGTTTCTTTTGGCAGAACTGGGGGTTTTAAACCGACGCAGTGCCACCACGCATTGGGTCCAAGTCGAGCGTTTCCGCCATCTCTATCCGGACGTCAAGCTCATGCCGCATCGCAATGTCACCCATGACGGGCCTTTTATTTGCACCTCGGGCATTCGCGAATATTATGAAGCAACAATCTTATTGATTGATGCCTTATTCGGTGCTGCCCATCGCGAAAAATGCGAACAATTCATGGGAGGCAATTTTTCGAACCAGCCCCTATGTTTAACCAGCTTTGCCCAATACCGTCAACACAGTGATGAACTGATCCATGGATTGCAGGATTGGATGCATGATGCAGAGCCCAGCGCCCTATCTGTTGCCCTGTGTGCAGAAAAGAGTTTTCTCAGCGAACGACAAATGAAACGTCGTTTTAAAGCAGCAACTGGAGAATCTCCCATGAATTACATTCAGCGAATTCGTATCGCGATTGCAAGAGAAAAACTGGAGACCACCAAGTTAAATATCGATCAAATTTGCCAGCAAGTCGGGTACAGCGATACGAATCATTTCCGGCTGTTATTTCGCAAGTTCCATGAAATGACGCCAACGCAGTATCGTAAAGTCACCCAGCTATGCGCGAGCGCATAGTGACAAAGACGCTGGTGTTAAGCCGCCATAGCGGCTTAAGACTTAGTTAAGATGCCCATGGCTGCTTAGCCCCCCACTAAGACCGTGGGCATCCCCATCACTATGGTTCCTCCATGTGCAGTCAGGTCGCCCATTCTTGCTGCGGGCTTATTGTTCACTAAAACCGTTGCGCTGCCTTTTACCACGCTGTCAGGTGGACCCACGCAAACACACATTTGACCAAGTGTCGCTACCGGGAGGTTACCCACCAATACCGTACTCGGCATCGGTAGTAGTGGCCCTCCCACATGTGGGATCGGTACAACAGCGGGGGTTTGCATTGGACACACATGCATGTCCGTCGCTCTAGCGGCTGGTAACATGACTCTCTACTAGCGTTTTCCATTCCCACCTGAAGCAATGTTCAGGCCCATGTCGATAAATTCATGGTATCGTGATTGTGCGTGCTCACCATCAGGGAGAACCGCACAAAGATTGACGCTTCCTGCTACCG
Above is a window of Vibrio tubiashii DNA encoding:
- a CDS encoding GlxA family transcriptional regulator — translated: MLTPLQPLRITALLLEGMPTTAISGPLEMLTIAAQLAGHPAPEISYVSPHQGPIASFAGFTLSNITHWPTVNDADIVLIGSCGEPDSRSYQLPDDMKQWLKKQIAQCKYVICMCTGAFLLAELGVLNRRSATTHWVQVERFRHLYPDVKLMPHRNVTHDGPFICTSGIREYYEATILLIDALFGAAHREKCEQFMGGNFSNQPLCLTSFAQYRQHSDELIHGLQDWMHDAEPSALSVALCAEKSFLSERQMKRRFKAATGESPMNYIQRIRIAIAREKLETTKLNIDQICQQVGYSDTNHFRLLFRKFHEMTPTQYRKVTQLCASA
- a CDS encoding PAAR domain-containing protein, which produces MLPAARATDMHVCPMQTPAVVPIPHVGGPLLPMPSTVLVGNLPVATLGQMCVCVGPPDSVVKGSATVLVNNKPAARMGDLTAHGGTIVMGMPTVLVGG
- a CDS encoding winged helix-turn-helix domain-containing protein encodes the protein MNVQIRSQCNALWQLYPFAREQLVNVKTRQATKLKGPDCRVLEVLIENKGQVVSKREILKSAWGERVVSDASLTQSIAQIRLALGDNGKEQKYIKTLPSQGYLLYDNVVEMADSEWEIEPGASDGESEHVLRPSVHNLPQLSVRTPTFNRKVKWLLLLLLMMLFVAQLSGIVNRLSFDWNLQVDDWVNVKRASVNFLYQREPASEKLYHYLSSEKRLTGYQQPLDLVISTGVSNYYVSCLYLNDHTGADDVKNFTFSLQESFYFIGGMINDLCR
- a CDS encoding winged helix-turn-helix domain-containing protein, encoding MWEFRPQNEIQLRDRETGQEKRLTHSECQMLKLLIANADRVVSKEEIHRFVWKEKFVSDTSITNTIASLRKALDDNVEEQRIIRTAPKLGYFMVGNMITLVDELPNVADPKSEQILSADSFRNWQVGVCVFLLVVNLALFWFLFVPPKQAQAIDVLKLTTENNAFFVEYNDPHTQQLMDALAGQALAKNVDFYISSNGTRIYVSCVRREAKTTERKSVNFSIDIERPIEIIRDEVLQECQ
- the tpx gene encoding thiol peroxidase; the protein is MLVTFLGNPVQLAGEFVTAGQMAPNFTLCDKELNDFGLERFKGKRIILNIFPSVDTPTCANSVRAFNTVADSLQGAEVVCVSADLPFALARFVDEEKLSNVVIASCFRSPTFAADYGVALSEGALRGLTSRAVVVLDEESHILHAELVKEISEEPDYSAAVRAIQG
- a CDS encoding EAL domain-containing protein, with amino-acid sequence MSISGPFIIFGLLATLCIVLAHRVIREKETTSFFMQRLKREQQKQKAKHFFCEENKLPNINYIQDKFCKIYERKENIQSVIHIICVGRTPDYYRFFDQRTANAIKSELHNTLSKTLSPSIIGLFEDKYIVLIFTKNSVWQHEQILEQQQLLKRTLPSEKTIKGKVLPFEYAIASMDISSRDLHQSKDRIFRRIAFGVSQSLKQADGLYIYRDKDYSLNLMKRATIHALHQDVRQGGDQFELYHQPICYSLNTSQVYAAEVLLRWKRSEYGGPGVFMPLVAQEPPLHYSLTLMIIKKVVSFISNPEHNFPDISINISNSDLSMMDFYADVMSATENFPELRSKIIFEIVEYCDFFERKHTRDNLLALKQAGFRFAIDDFGSGYSNFALLSKKYFDFIKLDKSLVKDSETNVTASETLKFMVKLCERIGVGLIIEGVEEASQMKFLPKKSHVYLQGYLFSRPKRMKGDLTLNG
- a CDS encoding winged helix-turn-helix domain-containing protein; this encodes MWTFNPTERRQLVNNQTQESRKLKSTDCQILKLLVENPGQVVSKDKLNHSAWPERVVSPANLPQAIAQLRLALGDTGREQQFIKTVPKQGYLLVEGVVTFAETFSDNRQELLPHTPSSVSPTVSATNVPPARTKLATKLTITSLSILLVFALSWLIRILYIDAFTARQIWQQRTYLGITYFFPNTDVGTQEYEAIKDTYPENVLMIYLSENPAQYYISCIYTSSTLRERSTQNLSFSRDYSTSQRKEAIRELCQ